Proteins from a genomic interval of Pseudophryne corroboree isolate aPseCor3 chromosome 4, aPseCor3.hap2, whole genome shotgun sequence:
- the LOC134908928 gene encoding putative nuclease HARBI1, whose translation MPDDVVVRRYWLPPHLILDTLSIIESDLESSIRYPTAIPPLTQFLAVLHFVATGSFQHVVGDLVGMSQGQFSKVLRRVSQAFIKRVKQFIAMPLDDGALDVVKRQFEEGGSRFPHVIGVVDGTHVAIVPPRHNEEIYRNRKLFHSLNVMVVCGPSLQILSLNAMFPGNSHDAYVIRQSGIWQRLRSSQRADMWLLGDRGYPCTPWLMTPYRNPRPGPQTAFNSALTATRQLVERTIGVLKGRFRVLHRTGGDIMYSPEMASKIVVLCAILHNIAVRSRVELPHTEELQDEEPGVVRRFGGGSVSRRGRQVRASIVEEYFRFSVFGFTFRN comes from the exons atgccagatgatgtggttgtgcgaAGATactggctgccaccacatctaatcctagacactctctccataatagagagtgatctggagtcttcaattcggtatcctacagcaataccaccattgacacaattccttgctgtgttacattttgtggccacagggtcattccaacatgttgtgggagacctggttggcatgtcgcagggccagttcagtaaggtcctgcggcgtgtcagccaggctttcataaagcgtgtgaagcaatttattgctatgcctttggatgatggtgccctagatgtggtgaagcggcaatttgaggaaggtggtagtcgcttcccacatgttattggggttgtggatggtacacatgtagctattgtgccaccaagacataatgaagaaatttatagaaacaggaaactgtttcattctctgaatgtaatggttgtttgtggcccatccctccagatcctttccctgaatgccatgtTTCCCGGAAACTCACATGAtgcttatgtcattagacaatcagggatatggcagagattaagatcaagtcaacgagcagacatgtggttattgg gagaccgtggatatccttgcaccccctggctcatgactccttaccgtaatcccaggccaggaccacagacggcatttaactccgcgcttactgccactagacagctggtggagcgcacaattggggtccttaaaggacgttttcgtgtgctccaccgcactggtggcgacattatgtattcgccggagatggcaagtaaaatagtggtcctgtgcgctatactacataacatcgcggtaaggagtcgcgtagagcttcctcacacagaggaattgcaagatgaggagccaggggttgtccgtagattcggtggggggagtgtttcacgGAGGGGAAGACAAGTAAGGGCAAGCATTGTGGAAGAATATTTCAGGTTTAGTGTTTTTGGTTTTACTTTTAGAAATTAA